The Novibacillus thermophilus genome segment CCGCAAAGAGTGTGAGAACATTATGGACGGCTGGGCAAAACTTGAAGATTACTTATTAAAAAATAAAGCCCCGACGTTCATCGTACAGAATATTTGCGTCAGCCTCGTCAGTTCGTTACTCATACAGGAGTATTACGAAGAAAAAATAGATGACGATGGCCAAATGATCTCCGCGTACATTTCAGACATATACAACATGCACTCGAAAAGACAGTTGTTCGACTGGATGAGACATTTGTTGATCAAGTGGTCGGAGAAATTGAAGGAACAGCTAACAGGGAAAAGAAGCCATTTCTTAATCCGCGAAGTAAAAGAGTACGTTCAACGACATTATGATCGGGAGATAAAGTTGGCAGAAATAGCTGAATTACTGCACGTAAACAAAAACTATTTATCTCAGCTGTTCAAAAAAGTGACAGGAGACACTTTCGTTTCGTATTTAAACAAGTACCGCATTGAAAAGGCGAAGACAAAATTAAGAGAAGGCCGCTATTTAATTTATGAAATAAGTGAAATGGTGGGCTATCAGAACCCAACGTACTTCAGTCAGGTGTTTAAATCGATTACCGGTATGAGCCCTTCAGAATATGTGTCTAGAATAGGATGAGAGACTGCTGTTAAAACATGTAACGCCGAAGAACGTGACCGAGAGTGACGAAACCTGGGGTTCTCTAAGGTTACTTTTTTTGAAAAACATCTGATTTTTTTTTATTCCCCTCATGACGTAAACAGTATAAATTAAAGGGTGTCATCCCGTCATGAGTGGGAAGGTGTTCATATGCTCAAAAATCAAGACATTCAGATCCGTGATCCCTTTGTCCTTCCGGATAACAGGGAAGGCAAGTACTATTTGTACGGAAGCACTGATACGAACGTTTGGGGAAAGGGAACGGGATTTAGTGTCTATGTCGGAACCGATCTAAAACATTGGCAAGGGCCTTTTCCAGTCTTCTCCCCAGACCGTGATTTTTATTCTGAAGAAAATTTTTGGGCTCCGGAAGTTCATCCGTTCCGCGGAAAGTATTATATGTTTGCCTCCTTTTTGCGAAAAGACAATAAAAGGAGAGGAACGGGGATACTGGTTGCAGACAGCCCGATGGGACCTTTTGAGCCACACAGTGAAGGGCCTGTGACTCCGAAAGACTGGGATGCTTTGGATGGAACGTTTTTTGTCGATCCACAAGAACAGCCTTGGATGATTTTTTGCCGTGAATGGGTACAAGTAGGGGACGGAGAGATTTGTGCCGTGAGATTGAGTCAAAACTTGAAAGAGACGTTAGAAAAGCCCCGGCGCCTTTTTCGCGCTTCGGAGGCTCCTTGGACGACCCCTTTCTATCATCCCACGAAAAGATCGGCCCAAGCGAATTACGTCACAGACGGTCCGTTTCTTTTTGTGTCTTCCAGCAAAAAGTTAATGATGTTGTGGTCCAGTTTCGTGAATGATAAGTACGCTTTGGGGGTTTCCCATTCTCTGACAGGTGACGTAACGGGTCCGTGGACACACGAGTCGTCCCCTCTTTTTAAAGAGGATGGAGGACACGGCATGTTATTTAAAACATTTGAAGGAAGTCTCAAACTAACCTTACATTGTCCAAACCAGACACCGATGGAACGGCCGCTTTTTATAAACGTAGAAGAAGAAAATGGAAAGATAAAACGGTTAGACGAACAATAAAAAGCGTGAGGTGTTCCAAGTTGAAGACAGCTAAAATTGACAGAAAACAGTTGGTTGAGCGGCACCACCCATCCGTGGCTAAAGTCGATCCCTTGTCTCCGCTATCCGTTGGGAATGGGGATTTTGCTTTTACTGCTGACATTACAGGGTTGCAAACGTTTCCAACCCACTATGGGGTTCCTTTGGGAACACAGTCCAACTGGGGATGGCATTCGACTGGGAAATCAGACCGTTTTAGTCTCGACGACCTTCAGATGCAGACGCTAGATACTTACGGGCGCGGGGTGCAATATCCGTTGTATCCCGGTAATAGGGGCGAGGTCTACCATTGGTTGAGGCAAAATCCGCACAGAATTCAACTGGGGCAGCTAGCGTTTTATCTTTTAAAGGAAAACGGAGAACAGGCGACGATCGCGGATGTAAGAGAGGTAGAGCAGGAGTTAAATCTTTGGGAGGGATGTCTCTACAGTCATTTTAAATTGGAAGGGCAGGAGGTACAGGTCGTGACAGTCTGCCATCCGGAGAAAGATGAAATAGGTGTCAAAGTCACATCCCCTTTAATTGTGAGAGAACAGTTAGGCATCGTATTGCGATTTCCGTCTCCACCTTTAGGATCACAAAAGTGGAAAGAAACAATTGATTTGAATTGGAACGAATGTGACCGACATCAGACCGTTTGGATAAAACGGTCTGGGAACGCGGCTTCATTTAAACGCATCATGGATGAAGACGAGTATGAAGTCGCTTGGGGGTGGAGCGAAGGCAGGTTAGTCCAAACGGGAGCTCACGAGTACACGCTAAATCCGGGCCCCTGCCACGAACTGACCTTTACCGTGTCTTTTGCCTTAAGACAACCAGAATTGGGGTGTTTTCATGAGGTGCGAGAGGCGAGTAAAAGACACTGGGAGTGTTTCTGGTCTACCGGTGGAGCTGTCGATTTCTCCATGAGTTCAGATCGGCGTGCCGTTGAGTTAGAGAGAAGGGTGATTCTCTCACAGTATTTGACTGCCATCCATTGCGGAGGATCTCTCCCTCCTCAAGAGACGGGTTTCATGTACAGCAGTTGGTTCGGTAAGTTTCATTTGGAGATGCACTGGTGGCACGCTGCGCACTTTCCTCTTTGGGGAAGGGGGCACATCTTGGAGAAAAGTTTACAGTGGTACTTATCGATCCTTCCCGTAGCGAAAAAATTAGCTGCATCCCAAGGTTATGAAGGAGCCAGGTGGCCTAAAATGGTCGGGCCCAACGGAAGGCAGAGCCCGTCTGAAATTGCTCCGGTTCTCATATGGCAACAGCCTCACCCTATTGTGCTGGCAGAGCTTTGTTATCAGAGCAACATGAAGAAAGAGACGTTGAGACGCTGGAAAGAGCTCGTCTTTGAAACTGCCGAGTTTATGGCTTCCTTTGCCGTTTGGGAACAGTCCCAAAACAGGTACGTCCTCGGCCCCCCGTTAATACCGGCTCAAGAGTGCCACAATCCGCAAGAAAGTAAAAATCCAACCTTTGAATTAGAGTATTGGGCGTTTGGATTGGAACTGGCGGTTAAATGGAAGAAACGGCTCGGTGAAGCTGTTCCTTCCGAGTGGATCAAAGTGGCCAAGGCGATTGCACACCCTCCGCAACGAAACGGGATGTACCTCGCCCACGAAAATTGTCCCCTTACTTTTGAAAAGTACAACCGAGATCATCCTTCGATGGTCGGGGCTTTCGGAATGTTACCTGGGGAACGCATCGATCTGGATGTTATGAA includes the following:
- a CDS encoding helix-turn-helix domain-containing protein, whose protein sequence is MIRSPYLKKSDEREWQLLKFGASNIILETIEQTSMAEMFHTHLVDYSDSTFVLIFLSNRSDRMDETVMKVSEHMITNILSILKLSLAIGVGGVKDDIREIKNSFVESQRALEMADYEEINRVYSYREVKRDSRESFQYPLEILKEINGIMNRKECENIMDGWAKLEDYLLKNKAPTFIVQNICVSLVSSLLIQEYYEEKIDDDGQMISAYISDIYNMHSKRQLFDWMRHLLIKWSEKLKEQLTGKRSHFLIREVKEYVQRHYDREIKLAEIAELLHVNKNYLSQLFKKVTGDTFVSYLNKYRIEKAKTKLREGRYLIYEISEMVGYQNPTYFSQVFKSITGMSPSEYVSRIG
- a CDS encoding glycoside hydrolase family 43 protein, producing MLKNQDIQIRDPFVLPDNREGKYYLYGSTDTNVWGKGTGFSVYVGTDLKHWQGPFPVFSPDRDFYSEENFWAPEVHPFRGKYYMFASFLRKDNKRRGTGILVADSPMGPFEPHSEGPVTPKDWDALDGTFFVDPQEQPWMIFCREWVQVGDGEICAVRLSQNLKETLEKPRRLFRASEAPWTTPFYHPTKRSAQANYVTDGPFLFVSSSKKLMMLWSSFVNDKYALGVSHSLTGDVTGPWTHESSPLFKEDGGHGMLFKTFEGSLKLTLHCPNQTPMERPLFINVEEENGKIKRLDEQ
- a CDS encoding glycoside hydrolase family 65 codes for the protein MKTAKIDRKQLVERHHPSVAKVDPLSPLSVGNGDFAFTADITGLQTFPTHYGVPLGTQSNWGWHSTGKSDRFSLDDLQMQTLDTYGRGVQYPLYPGNRGEVYHWLRQNPHRIQLGQLAFYLLKENGEQATIADVREVEQELNLWEGCLYSHFKLEGQEVQVVTVCHPEKDEIGVKVTSPLIVREQLGIVLRFPSPPLGSQKWKETIDLNWNECDRHQTVWIKRSGNAASFKRIMDEDEYEVAWGWSEGRLVQTGAHEYTLNPGPCHELTFTVSFALRQPELGCFHEVREASKRHWECFWSTGGAVDFSMSSDRRAVELERRVILSQYLTAIHCGGSLPPQETGFMYSSWFGKFHLEMHWWHAAHFPLWGRGHILEKSLQWYLSILPVAKKLAASQGYEGARWPKMVGPNGRQSPSEIAPVLIWQQPHPIVLAELCYQSNMKKETLRRWKELVFETAEFMASFAVWEQSQNRYVLGPPLIPAQECHNPQESKNPTFELEYWAFGLELAVKWKKRLGEAVPSEWIKVAKAIAHPPQRNGMYLAHENCPLTFEKYNRDHPSMVGAFGMLPGERIDLDVMKRTLSRVHREWRWETAWGWDFPMCAMTAARLGERQQAVDFLLMETPKNTYLPNGHNYQGKHLTAYLPGNGGLLTAVAMMASGWRGSTTDDAPGFPDDGSWVVQWENLQPFL